DNA from Macadamia integrifolia cultivar HAES 741 chromosome 12, SCU_Mint_v3, whole genome shotgun sequence:
tgaatcaaaccacttacaagttttgtctcatccaatcatcaagaatATTGACATAGCTAATGTAtgtccttaaagatattatttatttattattattatttttatttttattttgtcttatccaatcatcaaggatgttgtttatttattattttttttgtctcatctatcatcacaaatttagaaatctattatttttttttttatcgatattAGAGTGGTACTGGTCTCAGTTGATACTAACTCGAATCATTATTTCAAAGTTACAAAGTTACATTCCCTGTTAGGGTTGCGACACATGGttttatgaattaaaaaaaataaaagacatatgGTACTCAATTAgaacatatgataccgatatagaaATAGAATTAATAAAAGTGTTTGATCAGCAATGTGAATACCcaattggaacatatgatactgATATAGATACATAtcagatataaaatttttttttttttgaatttgcaatatccttgatgattggataaaataaaacttgttagtggtttggttcaaactaGATTTTGaatcaatcaatttgaaaaaagtgtaataggttacaGGTGAAAATGATGAGTAATCTGGATATTTAAAAAGAGTAGgggagaaaaagatgtaaaaataaaaaagaaaagaaatatcagaaaaaaagtaaaaggtagaggagttttaataaatataggccaagtgtaggggagtgacaATAAATTCCCCTTTACAAAATAACCATCCCATGATTTAAAAATTGACTCTGAAGATTAGACTTGATTGGTTGTTGAGATATCGATATGGATCAGCCGAGTCGTGTGGATAATGGCAATGTATCAACAAGATATCAACTATATTGGCTGGATTAGGCACTGAtcgataagggtgtcaatttagaattgaaatccaaaattgaaatcaaactaaAACTGGCTATTTAAAACTGAATTGAACCTTAAAAAccgttttgattttgaaaagtgaaatttgTTTTAGCTCAGttctgatttaaaaaaaaaaaaaaaatatatatatatatatatattgatttgaaccaaatcaaagaAATTGTGATCCATACAAATCGAATCAAACATTAATCTATACTAAATGGGCTGAAAGGTAATGTTGCGTTGTACCTTCGTGCGGttatatttttcttcaaaaaagttaTTTGTTTTAGCAATTATTTTTACTTAAATCAAATTTGAAGTAAATTATTAAAATCGTAtatgaaacaaacaaaaactaaataaaaccgaaaccaagttgattcagttttgattttgagattGTGAAATTTATTCGGTTTAGTGTCGATTTCGATTTATACATATTTGGAATATCTTCAACTGGACCAGGACTAAaccaaaaaatcccaaaacaaaccaatgaaaatttaaaaaccCACGTGTAAAACCTTTGTACCCATACTTTCCCAGACCATTGAATAATGTGCCTTATCTTGGTCAATCACTTAATGACACCTAATCATTCCTTATGTCAGCGTTATGTTTCCTTACTGACAAATCAACTGGGGGTATATGCCCTGTCATCATGGCGTGGGCCCCACTTGTCTACTTTTGATTGGATGAGTTGGCCTTTTCCATTCTATATTACTTCGAAGTGATTGGATGAAATtgcttttttcaattttctattgCTTCAAAATGAATAAATCTTCAGagttttacctttttttccaATCATGTCCCTGCGTGTGTTTTCACTTTCCATTCTCCAACAAATTTGTAGAACACTCGAAGCTTTAATAAAAAACTTCTGGACCGGTCTCTGTCTCTTTGCTAATTGGAGTCAATCTCATGCCATTTAATGATACCCTCTATAGTCATTTGCCTATATGTATGGTCACTTGAGGAGGAGTTGAGGTCACcaatcccttctctctcctttcgtCTTTCAAGGAGACATGGCCATGACCATTAATAGATTCTTCTTCTGCAACTTATTTGCCTACTTATTTTTGAGATTTATTTTCATTGCAGCAGCTCCTGAGAGTGCTCTAGTCACCTGTCTTCCTGGTTTCAATGGCACTTTTCCTTCCAAACACTATTCTGGGTTggtcttatttttcttattttctctaaCCCTGTTTTAATTTTTGATGAATTTCAGTTATTGTTGCTGATTTGGTGGAATTTGTGATATGCGTTTTGAAGGTATATAACGGTGGATGAGAGTCATGAGAGAAATCTGTTTTACTACTTCGTTGTTTCGGAGGGGAGCCCATCGAAGGATCCAGTTGTTCTGTGGCTTAATGGTGGTCCAGGCTGCTCTAGCTTTGATGGTTTTGTGTATGAACATGGTAACTAACTCACTAAACTTTCTCAGCCCTAACTTTTTATATTTCAATGCCCAGATCAGTcctatattttcttttcctccctTGTTTCTGAAGGCTGTTTCGTGGAGTTCTAACAAAATTTGTGCACACAATAGTTGATGTTGGAATTGATATATGCGTGATTTTTCTCCATCTTGATTTGACAATTTGGTGGACAAACACTTCTACACGCCTcgaaatcatagttgtcacgggcCTAGGCGAATCAAGGCAGTCGAGAGGGGGGTTCCAAAAACTAAGGCAACAAGCACCCATCCAGAAAGGgccaaggcgacgccttgacaactatgtttgaAATATTGTCCATTTATTGGATTTTGAATTGAGGCCTGAGAaccagttttttttcttttgatgatatattcttatcatgtcatcttcatgggtGTACACTTTTGATCTGCATATGATTCCGAGCTGAGATGCTAATGGCAAGACTATTTGCTGCATTTTTGCAGGTCCATTCAATTTTCAAGAAGCAGATAAAGCTGGAGGCTTACCCCAATTGCATCTCAATCCATACAGCTGGTCCAAGGTTAAAATTCATTATCTATTGGacactatttattttttttcctcattgcCAATTGAAACCCTGGATCTGGGTGTAAAGATTTATGTTTCAAGGATGGGCAATCGAAAATATTCCTGCATTTGGAATTGTTGTTCTGTCATTAATAGTCAGAAGATTCAGAACTCTAATGCTTAATTGTTCTTGCATGTCAGGTCTCAAACATCATCTATTTAGATTCTCCTGCAGGAGTTGGATTGTCTTACTCCAAAGTTCAGGATGACTATAATACTGGAGACTTAAAGACTGCAtctgattcacacacctttctCTTGAAGgtatattaagaaaaatattgaaACTGAGTGTAGCCGCAAAACTTTGCACTGGTGTCTGTATGGTTATAGAAGTCCAGATACGCCTCAGATTAAAATGCATAATAAATATTGCAAATATTATAAGCCCACACTTATCAGGAGGTCTCTAGTTCGAGATTCCTGGCTGTTGGCTTTTCCCCTCCCCTTCTATAGTGTAtccatctaagaaaaaaaaaaaaaaagaaaagaaatacaaaCTTGGTGAGTATATCAACTCTGCACTGAGATGTCCTTGTGGAGAaagtttggaattttttgatggagagaagaaagaaaattcttGACATATGTCTAACATAAATATGTGTCTTCAACTTCTGTGCAACCAGTGGTTTGAGCAATACCAAGAGTTCCTTTCTAATCCATTTTACATAGCTGGAGAGTCATATGCTGGAGTGTATGTGCCAACTCTTTCTTCTGAAGTTGcaaaaggtatttttttttctggttttatattacctttttatttttttttggggatgtAATCCTCATTCATAAGTCCATGCTACACAGGAATTCAAGCTGGCTTGAAGCCCGTTCTCAACTTCAAGGTATGTCTATCTATCCACTCAGGTCTTGAGGGATGATTGTATTGTTGGTTAACATTGAATTAGGGTTCAATTGATACAGGGTTACATGGTTGGTAATGGTGTCACGGATGAAGAATTTGATGGCAATGCTCTTGTACCATTTGTCCATGGGATGGGTCTCATCTCAGATGATCTATACGAGGTAGGTCAAGAACTTCAGTTTGGTCTGGATTAATTATTATGCTGACTAAGTTTTATTAATAAGAGCCTACATTGCCCTGTAAAATAGTGGTTTCATGAAGTTATTCTTACCAAATTTTTCTAGTTCTCTTATCTAAAGTATGTATCATGAGATGACTCATGGAAAAATTGCAGGAAACTTTGAAAGCCTGTCAAGGAAACTTCTGGAATCCTGCTTCTGGTATCTGTGGGGAAAAGCTTTCAAAAATTGATGATGTAAGGTGTACATATTCTTAATATGTGGAGTAAATTGATTAGTCAAAATAAATTAACTTTTTTGGTCCTGGAATGGGATAATTCTGACTTGAATCCAGGATGTAAGTGGCTTAAACATCTATGACATTCTTGAGCCCTGCTTCCACAGCCCAGCAGCTGATAAGTTCGCAGATGCTAAAATCAGGTTACCTTCTAGCTTCAGGCAGTTAGGTAAGACAGAGAGGCCTCTTGCTGTAAGGAAGAGGATGTTTGGTCGTGCTTGGCCTTATAGAGCTCCTGTGAGAGATGGGATAGTTCGGACATGGCCACAGATCCTGGAAAGTGATGACAATGTTCCATGCACTGTAAGTatcaaatattttcttcttataaCCACTTGGAAGTGAGCTTTAATGGCATTTCATAAGACTTCAATGTCACAACCATGCATGAAGATCTCAGTAGATAGGCCCTACATATAGTAGTCTGTTACAGTTTCCTTTGTCTTGTGGGCATATTAAAGGCCGCTGGACAAATCGGAAGGTAAAGAGTAGCCTCTCTAGATATTGATTTTTCAATAGAAAGGTAAAGAGCCCAAAAGTACAAGTTGAAATACTGAAGTGTCACTCTACTTGCTGGATCTGCAATTTCATAACTCATTCTGAAGCCACATCCCATTTCCATAACTGATCGATCAGCATCTTCTCACTCATCTTTAATCTACTCAGAAAATTTTGACCTAGCTTCTCATTCATACCCAGTGCATATTTCATTATCATTTTCTGTATCCAAATTTTGGCTACTCTCCTCCCTGTATcacgtcttcttcttcttctttttattttattaatttttttaatgtttctgACGTTAATGTCTCTTTTTATCACAATCTTGGCTACATCCATTCACTTGTCTCTGTCGGTATTTGACTGCATAACAGAGAGACTGCAAACTGTTGAATaatggaaaataatttttttttttcaattgtccTTTTATTCGTAAAAATATCTTCAGGTGTGGCATAGGTCGCATTTGCAGAAATCTTACTGTCAACCTTGCAAAACtgccaatttttttctttccatactTTCTGACATTTTCACCTGTTGGAAACATAGGCAAGTTCTGGTTATTGAAACATCTTATTTGATTTTCATGAACGGGTAACACTTTGGATACCCTGTATCCTGGTACCTTTGTTGGATTCTGGAATTTATATCTCTGTTCTCATTATATAgctcccaaaaaaaagaagaaagtttttcAATGGAAAACCTGAACTCTATGTCTTCCATAGCCGTTTGAGCCTTGCCTTGTTTTAGTAGAAATTCGTTTGAGCCTTGTCAGAAAAGAGTAGTATGAAGAAAGACTTCATTCATATCTTCCTATCATGCTATAAGCATCAATCAAACTGTAGCCATATGTATTTCTCATTTGGATCTATCATACTGTAGCCATATGCATTTCCCACTTGGATCTATCAAACTGTAGCCATGCATCTGTATAATCTTATGCAAATTTATGCTCAATCTAAGCCTTTAAAGGTGCAACAGTCCTAGAGATGATGCCTTGTGATGCAAATAGCCTAACTACATTCTTGAAAGAAATGTTATATTTAGTTAATAGTTACTTGATTCTTTTGTAGAATAAATATGGGAAAATCACAAGACATGAGTTATTTTTCTATGTAGTTTCTTACCCCTGTTATCATATCCAATCTTATTGATGATTGTGAAAATGTAGGATGATAGAGTTGCAACTGCATGGCTGAACAATGCAGCAGTTAGGAAAGCAATTCATGCTGAACAGGTAGGCTTCATAATTCATAGTGATTTGTCTCTGCATCATCTACACCTCAATTTGAAAGCAGTTGTCTGGCATGCCTCACCATCTAAATCTCTTTATATCTCTCTTCATGTATGTTAGGATGGCGTCATTGGTGCCTGGATGTTATGTACAGACAATATCAATTTTAATCATGATGCTGGAAGCATGATCAAGTATCACAAGAACCTTACTGCTCTTGGTTATCAGGCTCTTATTTACAGGTATCCTCTATAACTATGATCCATAATTGAGTTAGAACATGGCCGAAATACTTGACACGGGGAATTTCTTCAGTAGTTTTATTTGCTTTTCTGTTTAACCCTTCTCTTTACCGATTATAATATTTTCCTGCATTTTTGTTTCCCCAATATGAAAGTTGAGGAATTTCTCCAAAGTAATTCATCCTGGATCATAACTGAATGCATATCATGTAACTGATTATAGTTGAACATCCTGTGAGTTGACCATTAAATGAATTGGCATAAATTCTAAATGCACCTTCAAGATCAATGTCATATTTGAAGAAACATAGTTCATCATCAAAGCCAATTTAGTTTCTCATGACAATTTTTTGTTGCACCCAAAAATTAATTGTAGAAAAATGAAGTCTATAATCAGTTCTTCACATTAAAGGATAAAGCTTATGAACACATCCTCTAACAGAAACTCAGTAACAGagccagaaccagaaccagaaccagaaccagaaccagaaccggAACTTGAATTTATATGATACTTTGTCTACAAGTTGAGGCAAATTATATATTCAGAAATTGCTTGTATACAAATCTACAATGGGAGAGTAATAAAAAGAAGTTGTCTAGAGGAATGACTAGGAAGTAATACATTAGTacagaagggaagaaaagaattGGTCTGCTATTAAAGGAGGTAAACCTTTTGAACAAAATTCAATTGACCATTGCCTCTATATGACCGGAAGAAAAGGACTAGTCTCTATTAAAGGAGGTAAagacttttgaaaaaaaattcaattcactATTGCCTCTATATGACcggaaagaaaagaacaagtcttctattaaaggaggtaaagccttttgaaaaaaattcaattcactATCGCCTCTATATGACCACCTCTTCCCCCTTCTATGATGGTTTCATAGGAACTCTGTAAAGTTAACAATCATTagggctttttttttattattttattttatttatcagGTTATATCCGTATTTTTTGGTTATATTTGGGAAGGCATCCAGACAGtttgtttaaggtttaggtggCTGTCACTTTAGTGCAAGGCTCTGGTAGCTTAGGCTCAAAATGCTATCAAACCAGGTtagacacttatttatgccaaatatcgtTAAGTATTCACATTCTTAAGATATTATAATAAGAAAACAATCCCCCAAATgactaataaaaatagttaaaagttcaaattctaaaaggataaaaagtctcCCTAGCGCAAGAACAAGAAGTGAATTTTCAGTTGTATGCCTTTCTAATGTTTTTTCTCAAAtctaaaaattacataaatcttattgtgatagaacatcattaaaaaccaaaaaagcgataaaataatcttttgcttTGATgtctaaaaatttatttattttcatacaaGGCAATTTTAAATAGTATTCGCACACACTAAATAAGTTTTGACCCAAATATAACTCATTCAATATAAATCAGATTTAAGCTATGTTAGATATGTTGggaagctggttttgtgctctacctaatacataaagtctcatgtaaaaataaaatcatttgaccaatcaaacttactagagaacaagaacatttctctaaatgttgaatTTTTTATGTGAATTAATGTTGATATTTTATGACCtcatgtggcttaatgttggtttttgatgacttgatgtggcttaatgttgatttgtTATGATATATGGTATATGTAGCACACTAAATAATgctataaaagaaggaaaataaaaactgaCACTTGGGTTCTTTAGTTGCCTtgttgcctaagcgcttaggcaccATCCATCTCCTTGGGTCGCCttgttgccttgacaactatagttATATATCATGTAAATGGTCCTAGTACGCCTTgataatttaaagaaaatgattttgtggctaaaattatgaaaattttcctaGTCGCCTTGGACTTTGCAGTGGTTGGCACTTATCTCAAACAAAGACATGGGTTGTATATGCTGGGGAAAGGCTCATCATGAATATCATTTCTCTTCATGGAGAAGTTACGTAATAAGGAATAAAATTAATAagttttcttatttaattttataatcTGGGGTAATTCATAAAATCTTTGAAGACACTGAGAAATAGAAGTATGAAAGTAAAACTACTGGAGAATGTTAAtgctttaatttattaaattcAATTCTAGAGGTTATGATACAAatgatttttctctctcctgttaGAAGGTAGAGTTTCTATTGTAATTAGGAAACAAAATCTTTCCTTGAGACTTCATGATGTTTTTAATGGACTAAGAAGGTGATTGTTGTGCTatcacaatattcatgatccacATCAATGGTGCGTCTTATAGGATCGatgtattaaaaaaacaaaagaaaatggaagtggTACTGCCCAGTTCCAAGGAAAGGAGGTTCTGTTAATCCAAATATTAAAGTAGTTTGTTTACCTTTTGATATCCTTTTCTTAATTTAATGGGTACCCTAATTTAATTGTTTACAAATTTTAGTTTATCTATGCTGAAAGAAGCACTCTGACTGAAGATTTTTTTGTGGAGACGGgggaattaaaaaaacaaagaaatccgTAGCTGAACTGGGTCCCTCATCCTTGTGTATATGGAGATGAATGGAAAAACCAATGTGGCTTGTCCAAGTTTGGGACAATAGTTGATTAACAATGGAATGCAGGAGATGTACAACCGTTAATAATTTGATGATGAAACCGAGATACCATCTTAGTCTGTAAATTCTCTAGCACAGGTTTCTAGTACAATAACTTGTACTGCATGATTTTCTAGTCAATCTAACCCATTTCTGAATTTGGAAATCAGGATATATTTTCTCTAaaccttgttcttgaagttaTTCTACAAGTTAATCAGGGCTTTTCTTCCTATCTTGATcggtcatatatatatatatatatatattcttcatTCTACTTGCTTCAAGTCATGCAAGTCATGCAAATATGATGGAGGAATTAATTCCAGTATTAGCATGGTGCCACGATGTTTAAGTTCATAAAAGGATGGAAACACTAATCTTgttcagtgaatgcattagaaGTTACCGTACATTTATAATTCTCTTTGGGTAAATCTAGTTCTAGGGCTCATTGAGacacagtctctctctctcttttgtactTTACATTGACATCTGTTTATGCTAGAGTTGCTACTAATTTACACAGGTACCATGCATCATATTTTACATTAACTATGGAAATGTCTGTTTGAAACCTTGGAAATTAGTATTTCTCTGGCTAAGTTTAGTTCTGGGACTGATTGAAACcctgtttcttttatttgtagTTTAAATTCACACAGTTCTGTGCTAGAGGTTGCTTCTAATTTACACAAGTACTATGCATCCTTTCTGTATTATTTTTATGGACCTTCTCTAGGGCATGGCTTGCTACAATGCATGGtttagtttttatattttcacgTCCCTATGGAAATATTGTACACTTATTTCCTTCATTGGAAGCCTTCTGAATTAGTAGGATTACTTTCAATAATTTATAGCTTCTTAGCTGATCTACCTTTTATTGGCAGTGGAGATCATGATATGTGCGTGCCGTATACTGGGAGCGAAGCATGGACTAGATCGCTTGGATATAAAATAATAGATGAATGGAGGCCTTGGTATTGCCAGGATCAAGTTGCAGGGTTAGTTAATATCTGTTTTTGTTTGTCAATGTTGGAGTCATGGATCTGTTGAGTAGGGAGGAAGAACATGGGTGGAAACTATGGAAACTTCCATGCTGACTTATATCTTTTGTAGctaaaatttgattttatgaAATTATATCACAACCACTGGAACTTGCTTCTACATTACATGATACCACCTGCCTGTTTCAAGTACCAATGGTGCAGCATATAAATCTTCTTACTTATAATTGGATTGTTTGATATTTTGCAGGTTCACGCAAGGCTATGACAACAACCTCACATTCCTCACTGTAAAGGTTTGTACAAGTTGACTTCATCAGTGATCATTTTATAAAAGATTTATTATCAAGACAAAATTGAAATTTACCTTTACTACTTTACTCCTGGATTTAATAGGGCTGCATAAGGGggtacttttatttttatttttttaagtgcttcttcatcatctcaaaATGATCACCCTCCATAGCTGCATCCACAGGATTATCTTTGAGAATAGCTTCGTCGATGACAATAACATCTAAACTTCCCTCAACACTCTCGGGAAAGTAATTGaataatttgttttttcttttgaggaAATATTTCTCATAATTACCAGGCAACCCTTTTGGTAGATGTTCCACAGAAATCTGTtggcttattttctttctgtttGGTCGGGTTGTTGCTTGGGTTACCCCTACATAAGTTTGACCATATGAACTATTCACATTTTGAATACTACAGCTCTTTGCTATTCCAGTAAACGATATTTGTACAAAGATCTGCAGACGGCTAGCCTCATAAAAGAAGACACTTACATA
Protein-coding regions in this window:
- the LOC122057043 gene encoding serine carboxypeptidase-like 20, yielding MAMTINRFFFCNLFAYLFLRFIFIAAAPESALVTCLPGFNGTFPSKHYSGYITVDESHERNLFYYFVVSEGSPSKDPVVLWLNGGPGCSSFDGFVYEHGPFNFQEADKAGGLPQLHLNPYSWSKVSNIIYLDSPAGVGLSYSKVQDDYNTGDLKTASDSHTFLLKWFEQYQEFLSNPFYIAGESYAGVYVPTLSSEVAKGIQAGLKPVLNFKGYMVGNGVTDEEFDGNALVPFVHGMGLISDDLYEETLKACQGNFWNPASGICGEKLSKIDDDVSGLNIYDILEPCFHSPAADKFADAKIRLPSSFRQLGKTERPLAVRKRMFGRAWPYRAPVRDGIVRTWPQILESDDNVPCTDDRVATAWLNNAAVRKAIHAEQDGVIGAWMLCTDNINFNHDAGSMIKYHKNLTALGYQALIYSGDHDMCVPYTGSEAWTRSLGYKIIDEWRPWYCQDQVAGFTQGYDNNLTFLTVKGSGHTVPEYKPVEALTIFSRWLAGQSI